Sequence from the Paeniglutamicibacter cryotolerans genome:
GTTCTTGTACCGAACGCGCAGCGCCTCGATGACCTCGAGTGCTTCGTTCAGGGACTTCTCGTCACGGAAAACCTGCACATTAGCGTCCATGACCTCCTGCAGTTCCGCACGGATGGGGGCCACCCGCTCGGTTCCGGTGGAAGTAAGCATCGAGGAGATCTGATTGATCGTGAACGCCTCGGGATCTTCCGGGAGCTCGACGAAGTCGGCGCCTAATGCGTACTTTGCCGCCGAAACACCGGCACGCTTGCCGAACACATTGATGTCAAGCAGCGAGTTGGTGCCAAGCCGGTTGGATCCGTGCACCGAAACGCAGGCGACTTCACCGGCCGCGAACAGGCCCGGGATGATCGTGTCGTTGTCCTGCAGGACCTGGGTATCGATATTGGTCGGAATGCCGCCCATGGCGTAGTGCGCGGTCGGGTAGACAGGCACCGGATCCGTGAACGGTTCCACACCCAAATAGGTGCGGGCGAACTCGGTGATGTCCGGGAGCTTGGCTTCGATGTGCGCCGGCTCCAGGTGCGTAAGGTCAAGGAGGACATAGTCCTTCTTGGGGCCGCAACCACGTCCCTCGCGGACTTCGTTGGCCATGGCACGGGCGACGATGTCACGCGGCGCCAGGTCCTTGATGGTCGGTGCGTAGCGCTCCATGAAGCGCTCGCCCTCGGAGTTGCGCAAGATGGCGCCTTCACCACGTGCGCCCTCGGTGAGCAGGATGCCCAAGCCGGCGAGGCCGGTCGGGTGGAACTGGAAGAACTCCATGTCTTCCAGCGGGATGCCGTTGCGGAAGGCGATGCCCATGCCGTCACCGGTGAGGGTGTGCGCGTTGGACGTGGTCTTGAAGACCTTTCCGGCTCCGCCGGAGGCGAAGATGACGGACTTGGCCTGGAAGACGTGAAGTTCGCCCGTGGCGAGGTCGTAGGAAACGACGCCCGCGACGCGCTTCTGCTTGTAGGCGGTGCCGTCCTCGCGGAAGGCATCCTCCTCAACCATGAGCAGGTCGAGCACGTAGTACTCGTTGTAGAACTCGACGTTGTGCTTAACGCAGTTTTGGTACAGCGTCTGCAGGATCATGTGGCCGGTGCGGTCCGCTGCGTAGCAGGCGCGGCGCACGGCGGCCTTGCCGTGGTCACGGGTGTGCCCGCCGAAGCGGCGCTGGTCGATCTTGCCCTCGGGTGTGCGGTTGAACGGCAGACCCATCTTTTCCAAGTCGAGGACGGCGTCGATGGCTTCCTTGGCCATGATCTCGGCTGCGTCCTGATCAACTAGGTAATCGCCGCCCTTGATCGTGTCAAAGGTGTGCCATTCCCAGTTGTCTTCCTCGACGTTGGCCAATGCCGCACACATGCCACCCTGTGCCGCACCGGTGTGCGAACGCGTCGGGTAAAGCTTGGTGAGCACGGCCGTACGTGCGCGCTGGCCGGATTCGATGGCGGCGCGCATTCCGGCTCCGCCAGCGCCGACGATAACGACGTCGTACTTGTGTACCTGCATGCTGGATGCTCTCTCTCTGAATGCTCTAAATACTGATTCCCGGCGGCAAGCCGGTGCCCCTGGCTACTTATGCGTGGCAGATGGCGCCGGGCAGCGGGACGTTGTTGGCGTCCACCAAGCACGGATCAAAGGTGAAGATCACCAGGGTGCCCAGCACGATGATTACAGCCGTAGCCACGTAGAGGATGCCCTTAAGCCAGACACGGGTGAGTGCCTTCTCCGCGTAGTCGTTGATGATCGTACGAATGCCATTGGTGCCGTGCAGCATTGCCAGCCACAGCAAGGCCAGGTCCCAGAACTGCCAGACCGGGTCCGCCCACTTGCCGGCAACGAAGCCGAAGTCGAGGCCATTGATGCCGTCGCCGACCATTAGGTTCGCGAACAGGTGCCCGAAGATCAGGACAACAAGTGCGACGCCGGAAAGGCG
This genomic interval carries:
- the sdhA gene encoding succinate dehydrogenase flavoprotein subunit yields the protein MQVHKYDVVIVGAGGAGMRAAIESGQRARTAVLTKLYPTRSHTGAAQGGMCAALANVEEDNWEWHTFDTIKGGDYLVDQDAAEIMAKEAIDAVLDLEKMGLPFNRTPEGKIDQRRFGGHTRDHGKAAVRRACYAADRTGHMILQTLYQNCVKHNVEFYNEYYVLDLLMVEEDAFREDGTAYKQKRVAGVVSYDLATGELHVFQAKSVIFASGGAGKVFKTTSNAHTLTGDGMGIAFRNGIPLEDMEFFQFHPTGLAGLGILLTEGARGEGAILRNSEGERFMERYAPTIKDLAPRDIVARAMANEVREGRGCGPKKDYVLLDLTHLEPAHIEAKLPDITEFARTYLGVEPFTDPVPVYPTAHYAMGGIPTNIDTQVLQDNDTIIPGLFAAGEVACVSVHGSNRLGTNSLLDINVFGKRAGVSAAKYALGADFVELPEDPEAFTINQISSMLTSTGTERVAPIRAELQEVMDANVQVFRDEKSLNEALEVIEALRVRYKNVSVQDKGKRFNLDLLEAIELGFLLDMAEVMTTAAMHRKESRGGHYREDYPDRDDENFMKHSMCYKDDSATTEGISGIRMETKPVIFTRYQPMERKY
- a CDS encoding succinate dehydrogenase hydrophobic membrane anchor subunit, translated to MANTEIQAPRSGRIDPKYNRAKTSRGSFEMLAWLFMRLSGVALVVLIFGHLFANLMVGDGINGLDFGFVAGKWADPVWQFWDLALLWLAMLHGTNGIRTIINDYAEKALTRVWLKGILYVATAVIIVLGTLVIFTFDPCLVDANNVPLPGAICHA